AATCCTTGCTTCTCTTACATTGACCTCATCAACAAGCAATGAAgctaacaataaaaaaataaaattacttgaGCGTTATCCTCATTTTGAAGGTGTTTTTAACAATAAGATAATTATAAACAATGTcttttttaaaaggaaatttTTGGTTCCGGTCCTTGATTGAGTAATATCTTAGACTGAAACTTTATTAATCTGAATACTTTGATTGAAGGACACAATGCTGGATGTCAAGTATATTCTTAATTTAAGTGtcttttaaattcatttttatgtCAAAATGCACTCAATAATATTAACTAATTTATTGCTATTTTTATGGAATGTCATCCCTTCATCAATTTGTGGAATATAATATTTGTAACCTTGTTTTATACAAAAATTGTTTGTAACATTTTTCTTCATTAGTTTTACTATTGTCGTTAATGGTTATTCCTCATTCTTTATATTTGTCTCTAAAAATTCAAGTACGATTAAATTGAAATGTACAATCGTTCTCTAAAAATAAACATTGACATGTACAATAGAATTTATTCTCAAATTACCTATGCTAAATTAAAACGTATTCATACCGAATTAAAATGTATGCTTACTAAATTGAAATGTGCCCATATTGGCTTGAAACATACTGATAGGTTTCAGGGTTACACATAATTTGGCGTTAAATTTACATACCAAAATTATGATAATATAAACATACCAATAGCTTGGTACATATctaagcaaaaaataaataacatatcAAAATACTAATTTGTACACAAATTTGGATTACATAACATACTAATAATGTACCAAATTCTTAGGATactattttaatatatatatatatatatatgtgtgtgtgtgcgcgcgcgctacatcgaatttcaacgattcggttcatgtgtgtgtgtgctacatcgaatttcaacgattcgaaccgtctattttgttagtctcgattcatagatcatccttaaaaaattcaattcaatccgaaaccatttgcatatttaattatcaatatcaaatttcattgtttcttatataacaaaatattcgGTAATTTCTTTGAatccaattagatgtcttaaatattttcgatttggctaatattttgcaagaatgatctatgaggtacaacttgaaaaatagacagttCAGATCGTTAAAATTCGATATAATGTGAACCCCACAACTAATcaccatttttataaaaaaatggagATTCATTCCCCTAAAGGcttcatacatatatatatatatatatatatatatatatatatatatatatgtatgtatatatatatatatatatgtatgtatatatcatGTATGTAATATCATTTGGATTACATTGGTACTTACAAAGTATcatctgtgacatcccacatcgtccaggggagtgatccttaaatgtatattcccatccctacttagcacgaggccttttgggagctcactgcttcgggttccgtaggaactccgaagttaagcgagaagggggctagagcaatcccatgatgggtgacccactgggaagttgctcgtgagttcccaaaaacaaaaccgtgagggaatggtaagcccaaagcggacaatatcgtgctacggtggtagagcatgcctgggaagtgatccgccccgggttaggatgtgacaaattggtatcagagtctaaccctggtcgtggtgtgccaacgaggatgtcaggcccctaaagggggtagattgtgacatcccacatcgcccaggggagtgatccttaaatgtatattcccatccctacttagcatgaggccttttgggagctcattgcttcgggttccgtaggaactccgaagttaagcgagaagggggctagagcaatcccatgatgggtgacccactgggaagttgctcgtgagttcccaaaaacaaaaccgtgagggaatggtaagcccaaagcggacaatatcgtgctacggtggtagagcagggcggggaagtgatccgccccgggttaGGATGTGACATcatcatttggtttttttttggttaaaaaatgtgacaacccgttccaaattttacgtttttattttattttaaaagcgtgaatttacgaaattgccctagaggtaaggactttgacttccgtagACCATCGATTTGAGAGATGTggaacttattcttttagcatatcctcgtagtactcattggtacgaacgtataggcgaaagccgtttgcgagtccggattataacggtatagttacggacgttcgaaattggttattcaaggtttaatgtttatttaaattaaatctccactttgtgggggaagcccaatcagaaaatgGAGGGAGGAAAGAGGAAGTAAAGTTGGCAGCCAAtcaaaaaagaaagaggaaaagaaaaagaaaaaaaaaaaaaagaaaaaaaaaaaggaaaactccCCCCAAAACCGTGACCCGACATGCACGACcatccattttccaaggccgattccggccaactccggtggagtttttcgatgccaccaccaccatcttgaagctctcattcccctctacaaaacccacccaagaaccaccttgattaaccatggtatgaggcggtttgaggccacgaaagttgacgaaaatcaatggtgctccggccacccttttcgattttccggcaaatcggcaaagcaatggccgatgccaccacttgggctttgtagcccatcatcccaggagcaaaacccgaccaaccttgaccccgttggaccaccgtagacgacgaatcgacgtcgggaagttttaggcacccgccggctttgtgggcaaaattgaccatcttccgtccacttttggacttcgtggcaggtatgaaagttgctccactcactgagatcttcatttctgtgaagtttgagaatttttgaaaatagttgaattttccggcgagtcggggcggccgaccgccacccgcggcggcccatgcggcggcgcgtggccagtgggccgccaatgctatttttaggctatgtcgaatgtcttgaattcagtttcgttatttgaatgacgtaggttgatcattggaacctaaatttgttacgatacgttacttgataaaaatgtgaatcgacgatccgaccgttggatcgtcaccaaaattggatacattataatacgtaatatttaaagatcataggaatttatggatcgggaatccgacttacggatcttcctgaattggatttgtaagttagtaaaataaatgttcacggccacttgttttaggtaagtggcggagatccgaccgttggatcgtaatgaaattttaatatgttattgtagaaacatattgtggatcgttaggaattgcggattggaaatctgatatgcggatcttccgggtcaagttatacaaaatcctaccgtcgatcaaagatcgacggttgacttgtggtcaatgggtcttaaactattttagaatgtcgttgaggttgtgttttatgtgaattacatattctacggataagagttctgagatgtgatttgataattggtcacagggaccaatcattcaggacgcctcaatgcgtgcgctagagaatcatagcgtggactcctggtgagtggatcttttcctttttatcgtacatattgttgagagttctatcgacacttttaaattgattaggcatattactttcatatataattattgtgaatgcttgaagtattatgaactacgaatggcttgatccctgtttagggtacgtaggcagtctaacgagacgttagatgcagccataaaatatttgagacaaaagccttgtttgggaaattgagtaatgcgaaggaaattgataaagacaagttttagttttgtgaattagttagttaattagtgttaattgggttattatggataattatccttgaaaataagtagttcgggagtagaacgttattgattgtacatttcacactatatagtttataattgaaaatgctacaacatggttgagtgttagattgcatcatggtatatccatatgtattatacttgcatataattattgggaatgctttcaagtgcaaaggtggatgcaggacacccaggtaagcttcaagtgagtacatgttgatgttagtgatggtagtgagtacgattgtgttGAGTTATAgcatagctcataaacctgcaccccggtgttagtgctcccgcccgtggccagggcacagtccttcacgtgatgttcacctcccgcaccttacgctcaccttggattcaaggtaggtgcacagtcctgtcgtacagaccactttaggtggttccgactcgtaggtgacccgcgattattcgcccagtcttcacgtgatcgtagcacttatttacacccagtcctgtcgtacagaccactttaggtggttccgactcgtgtgcaggtatacttattgagctattggctagccaggattgatgagatatggataagtcgtacaggtcactataggtgactccgacttatatgctagccaggattgatgagatatggataagtcgtacaggtcactataggtgactccgacttatatgctagccaggattgatgagatatggataagtcgtacaggtcactataggtgactccgacttatatgctagccaggattgatgagatatggataagtcgcacaggtcactataggtgactccgacttatatgctagccaggattgatgagatatggataagtcgtacaggtcactataggtgactccgacttatatgctagccaggattgatgagttatggataagtcgtacaggtcactataggtgactccgacttatatgctagccaggattgatgagatatggataagtcgtacaggtcactataggtgactccgacttatatgctagccatgattgatgagatatggataagctgtacatgtcattttagatgactctgactgatatatcaccttgtattgatttagttcatttggcctacttattaatgtatggtggagttgatggcaaaccgtggttttagtcatttctgagtatggtttggatatatgcatatatgttgtactgtcttatggaaaacgataagggttttacatttaggggcattacttttagagaggtaataactttgggaagcttggttttattgcttactcacaccttctgtttggtgccctccaggttttagttgctgagtttgtatcgacaagaatctatggcgaatcttagtattgttggatatttctgagggtatgattcttacccacactactgtaccttacttatgctctgaaaTCGcgcgtgaaatgggttcgctcccactcgtagcgcactctggtacttagacacttttagattcaaatttattcacttttttttacactatcacattttatggcttcgtcaccttccaggtgtcggccagcacagctcgattcagggtccaagtggactttctgggtcggggtgtgtcaaaaaaactatcagtttttttttcacccacaattcaatttttttttttgtcattataGAATTTTCTTATTGAATTAATGGGACATAAATTACAATATCTTTTTTTGCAAgattttagaaattttttacatattgaatttaattagtaaattaattatgaaaacAATTTGTGtaattcaaaattaatcaaaattgtaAAAAAGTAGTTTGATCAAATCTCTAAAAGTTTTAGATGTTCAGTCTAAATTCAAAAACCAAGTATCTAGATCAAAATGCCCCGATATAATACTATCCGGACCTATTAGTGTCATAAGTTGGTGGTTTTAgcattattgattttaaataaatatatatgaaggaTCATTTTCATTGCATGTGGCAAAAAATGGCCAAAAATCCTCATTGGAATTATATTATAGCACTATACCAGCAAAACTGATGTCCATATCTTAAACTAATTGATAGAGTTGACCGTATCGTTTTGGAAGGAAATGTCAAGCTTTCTTTTTACGATTTTAATCGAGCACAAGGAGCGGCGGTAATGGGTAGTCTATACTTAATAATTGTGACTGATTTATTGTGCAATTTTgctcaaattcatatttaaagtataatatttttgtatttaacaaaaataaacaaacccCAAACCATCATGGGATGGTttagtgatttggacgaatttcagGCCCGTATTTCATATGGTTGGTTATGTGTTCGATTTTTAGCTCTAGTAAATAACACGATAGTGATTAGGAGAAGGCTAAAATGTCTATGTGAGTCTTTCCAATGCACCCTTCCCCTAAAAAGGTAGACTGTTGTGGCTTTGCCCAAGATGTCTATTGAGACACTATACATAATATAATAGGTAATATAATGCTAGAATTATGACTGATTTATGGtgtaatattttattataaagtATCCTAATCTACGATGAGGAATATTGGAATACGGACTTAAAAGACAAGGAAGGCGTTACACTACATtagcgaattcgataccaatttAGGTTGTCTATTATGTGGCTTAGCGGAACTATCCTCCATCTTAGTGTAAAAtctatcgttgtactaaaacaAAAGTGGACTCCGTacttttataattatatattcaaTAAAACTATTTGAATATATAAAACTGGTACATTTGTTAACACGCTCCTTTATCAAGGTATGCCCTATCATTATATACGAATCATATATGTATTAGAGAGTATCAACAACTATGTCTAATTAGTAATTACCATCATCCTTCCACATGTTTAGCATAGGAAAAGTTAGGAATTAGAATCATTTCATTAAATTCACACTACTTGTTTCGATTTTTTTGACAAAGGAAGgtggtttttttccttttgggcAGTTCAAATTTCATGGCAGGGTTGTGGGCAAAGGaaataaagaaatataatgGTAGATTCGTGATCCAATATTCTAGTAGATATAGTGTTAGATTTCTACTTACGTGTCCCGAATTCAAAACCCTCTTATGTCTAAATTATCGTAATAACTTCGAACCATTTCCCTCACCTtcataataattatttaaaaataataatcatcccacaatcatatcatttatctaatcaaattaaataaaattaatggtcAAGCCAACCTTCCTCTCCCCTTCTTGGTCCCCTGTATCCACCTACCACCCAACCAGCCACCCCTCCGCccacctctctctttctctctcttccactctctctctaactcACCACATCTGTCACGTACAATAATAACTCAATAAAAAAGAGTAGTAAATTTTGTACAGCGCcaacaaatattaataaaaaataaaaaaaaaaagaacaaaaaaaaaagaagtcgcACTCAGTGAGCTAACTACCCTGCGCCACGTGATCAGCTCATCCCGCCCTCCTTCCCCTCTCCATCTCCGACCCTCCccgctctctctcctctcccccttctctctctgtctctctctataTAATCTCTCCTTCTATCCAATCCTTCCTAAATCCCAGCATCTGCATTTCGGCCCAAATCCCAGATTCCACTCTCACAATCAGGTGAGCTCCAATTtctctctatatttttttttactctgGATTTACTTCGGGTTTCCGGTGGACTAACCACCCCGGATTAGGAGAGATCCGCTGTTTGGCTCCGTTTCCGGGATCCCATTTCTTGTCCGGGCTTCAAATTCCCCCGgttttttttatcctttcttttgtttgttttgcttgatTTGTTGTGTATAATTATGGTTAGGATTGTTCCTGGGAGATTAACATCTGCTTCTGCTTCGCTTTTCTTGGATAATTGGGTTGttgggttttgtgtggtagcgGTTTGGTTGGTACATTGCGTAGAGATCTGTTTCGTAACCATATTTGCATATCTATTTGGCATTAGGTTTTCCTAACAGAAATCGACTAGTGGATCTACCTAACTTCACCATTTGATTTGATCTGCTTACCTGTAATTGTTCTGCTAATCCAAAACTGTAATTGTCGAAACAAGAGCTGTGAATTTTGTTTGGATCATGTAATTGATATGTGATCACCATGAATTAGTAGTtgatgttttggttttttattccGTGATCAGAAGCCGGAGGTTGTCTTGACCCGAAAACCATGGCCACGGGACAACTTTTTTCGCGCACCACTCAGGCGCTCTTCTACAACTACAAGCAGCTCCCAATCCAGCGCATGCTTGATTTTGACTTCCTTTGCGGTGTGTATCATTTCCTGACTTTGACTTCGAACTTGATCTTACttatagtttttagttttttgaaaAAGATGTAAATGTAATAACTGAGGTTTGTAATAGGGAGGGAGACACCATCAGTTGCTGGAATCATTAACCCCGGTTCTGAGGGATTCCAGAAGCTATTTTTCGGTCAAGAGGAAATCGCCATACCAGTGCACTCAAGGTAAGTCGCCATTCTCTCATCCTCTTCCTAGATTTCGTCTTTTGTGGCTGCAAGCCACCTTTTGTATAGTTATGTATATGCATGTATGCATGGTTCATCTTAATTTTCCATATCCAATATATTCAAATCATGTTATTAGTCAGATTACCATTCTTGATCTGTTGTTTCAAGATTGTCTGACCTTTGGGTTGATAACTGTTGCAGCATTGAAGCATCATGCGCCGCACATCCTATTGCTGATGTCTTTATCAACTTTGCTTCATACAGAAGGTCAGTGATTATTCTATGAGTAGTGTTTTGGAGTGCGAAACTTCTATGGTTGTACCTAACGATGAATGTATGTTGATATATCTGCAGTGCTGCCGCTTCTTCCATGGCTGCTCTGAAGCAACCAACCATTAGAGTTGTGGCAATCATTGCTGAAGGTGTACCTGAGTCAGACACTAAGCAATTGATCGCATATGCACGGGCAAACAACAAGGTTACACGATTGATGCAAAGTCATCTTAATTTCACTAACCTGGGAAAATGAACTGGCGATACTAACTTTAATTAACGTATCTTTTGCAGGTTGTCATTGGCCCAGCTACTGTTGGAGGAATTCAAGCTGGAGCTTTTAAGATTGGTGACACTGCTGGAACAATTGATAACATTATTCACTGCAAGCTATACAGGCCTGGATCTGTTGGTTTTGTCTCCAAATCTGTATGTAGCTAATCCAATATCTTGAACTTCAGATAATTTGGTTATTCATAAGACTTTCATGATGTATATACCTTAAACATTTAGCGTATTGGAATTCAGTTCATTCATTTCTGTCCTTTGTCCTTATGTTTTAGAAACCACCAAGAGTAGTTCTAGTTATTTGATGTGCCACCACATAGTTATTCAATCCGCAATGTGGTGTGCCTTGTCAAGAAAGTCATATTTGTGTTCTAGAATTCTTACAAAAGAATTTTGGGGATTTGCAGGGTGGGATGTCTAATGAGTTATACAATACTGTAGCTCGTGTAACAGATGGGCTTTTTGAAGGTATCCATATTTGCtctgtttaattttgttttaatatctGACAATATTTGAACAAGGTTTTAATACAATTTTGGTATGTCTTGAAACTCTTCAGGTATTGCTATTGGAGGGGATGTGTTCCCAGGGTCTACTCTTTCTGACCATGTTCTGCGGTTTAACAATATCCCCCAGGTACATTAtgctttcatttctttttttgaaGGGACTGCCCACAATTTGGATATTGTAGGAAGTCATCAGTATGCTGAAATTCGGAATCTGGTTTTCTGATCGAATGCAGGTCAAACTTATTGTTGTACTTGGGGAACTTGGTGGGAGAGACGAGTATTCTCtagttgaagctttgaaacaGGGCAAAGTTACCAAACCAGTGGTTGCCTGGGTTAGTGGGACTTGTGCAAGGCTTTTCAAATCCGAAGTACAATTTGGTCATGCTGTAAGTTCTCATCTCAGTTGCCCTTGAATAATATCTTCCGAAGACAGTAAGTGGGCAAAAGATTCTAATTCTTCCTTGACGTTATGTAAATCAGGGCGCAAAAAGTGGTGGTGAGATGGAGTCTGCACAAGCAAAGAATCAAGCCCTGAGGGATGCTGGTGCTGTTGTTCCCACTTCATATGAAGCTTTGGAAATTGCTATCAAGGAAACATTTGAAAAACTGGTAATTACAGCACGCCTTGAGATAAACTCCTCAAAGATTGCTTGACTTAGTTATGGAATTCCATGAGGATCTGTGGCAGACTAACATTACATGTTTCGGTTATTTGTGCAGGTTGAAGAAGGCAAGATTGCACCAGTCAAGGAATTCAAGCCTCCACAAATACCTGAAGATCTCAACTCTGCGATTAAGAGTGGAAAAGTTCGTGCTCCCACTCATATCATATCCACAATCTCTGATGACAGAGGTATATACTAAACCCTACAATGTTCCTGCATATTATTGATGTGTTTGGCAGAAGACATCAGCATCATTGACCTCTACTTTTTATCTACTATGCAGGTGAGGAACCATGCTATGCTGGTGTACCTATGTCTTCCATTGTTGAGCAGGGTTATGGTGTCGGTGACGTTATCTCTCTTTTGTGGTTCAAGCGTAGCCTTCCCAGTTACTGTACTAAATTTATTGAGGTAGGTTCCTCATTACTATAAAGCTGCTTACTTGTACTTTTTACCCCTCCTGTTTAATGTGGTCGTCCTAGAAGCACATTTGCGTATTGTAGCTCTTTCACTAATATGTATGACATTGATATCAGATTTGCATCATGTTATGTGCCGACCATGGTCCTTGTGTCTCTGGTGCTCACAACTCAATAGTAACTGCTAGGGCTGGCAAGGACCTTGTTTCCTGCCTTGTTGCAGGTAGATATATTCCCACAGAAAATGTTCTATACTTTGTTATAAAGTTTCTAGTTTAAGGATCagagataatttggttgcggaATACTCAAAGATGAGCTTCTGAAACAGGTTTGCTCACAATTGGACCACGATTTGGTGGTGCCGTTGATGATGCTGCTCGATATTTCAAGGATGCATATGACAGGGTGAGCTTTATTGGGCATTTCATGTTTAATCATTGAAACTTTAAACCTTAAAATGATGTTTTAACTCTAACAAGTAGTCCCTTTGCTGTGTTTTATCAGAATCTTACACCTTATGAGTTTGTCGAAAGTATGAAGAAGAAGGGCATTCGTGTGCCAGGGATTGGGCATAGGTATTGAGAGTTTTCAAAATTATGCAACGGTACAATCTTGGGGTTTCAGTTTATGCATTTTAGTAGTTTGAAATCTTATTGATGGAAGTTTTTGTTTCCTTGCTGTGGAAAAGGATCAAGAGAGGGGACAACAGAGATAAGAGAGTAGAGCTTCTACAAGCGTTTGCACGCACACATTTCCCTTCTGTCAAGTACATGGAATATGCCGTTCAAGTTGAAACCTACACACTCTCGAAGGCAAACAACCTGGTCCTCAACGTTGATGGTGCAATTGGAACCCTGTTCTTGGATCTTCTTGCTGGCAGTGGAATGTTCACCAAACCAGAGATTGATGAGATTGTTGAGATTGGATATCTGAATGGGCTATTCGTGCTGGCACGTTCTATTGGTTTGATTGGGTGAGTACCGGCTAGAATTATACTCTATTTATTCTTTTCCACAGATATTTTATAGGTTAGTTTTATGTTGTTGCGGATTAAGGTACAATCATATTCTAGATAAGGACATGTCAACAATCAGAACACTGAATCTACATAGGCACACATCTCCTCTACCTGCAAGGATAATGTACTTTGGACACTTCCCATTGTCTCTAAACAGACACGGTCTTATGGTCACTGATACATATAGGATTTACTAGTGATTCAAGTAGTCAATTTCCGATCTGTTGGCATAAGATAGGATTAGATACCTGGCTTTGTCATTGAGGGTAACACAAAACAACTGATTGTTCTTAATGACAATGAGGTTCACCACGGTTCGATGGTGGATCAGATAAACAAGGGAGAGAAGACATCATTATCTGCTTGTATATATGATGCTTTCCTGAGCACATCCGTAGAATATACTTTTACCCGACTGATTTCTCTCTGCTCCAAATTTCAGGCACACATTCGACCAGAAGAGGTTGAAGCAGCCCCTATACCGCCACCCATGGGAGGACGTTCTTTACACCAAGTGAAAAAACATCGGATAGCAGGTTCTGATTCCGGACTACCTGCTTTCAGCCAAACATtgttgtttccaagtttctcaAGTCTACGATTCGCCTGGAACGATTATTGTTCAGTTGTTAgaatagtgtgtgtgtgtatcgcTAATGCTGGAGCTGATTTTTATCTTTCATTTTGCAAGTCTGTATCGAAAGTTCATAAAACGAAGAACCCTCGATCATTTTACTAAACAAATTTATGTTTTCGTATAAATTTCTTGGTTTctggttttgggagagaatgtaGAGCAACTGGGAATTGGATGTATCAACAATGTGTGCAATTGTTCGCTCTCGAGAAAAAACAACCGAATAAATAGAAATTTGTTGCCTCACAGGATAAATATTTTCTCAAAATAGCGTTGTATAAAGTCATAAAATGTAATTTTGGGTCTGTCTAACCCATATATACCTCTCACCAACAAGATATTTAAATGTTGTTGGTATAAATTTGTCCACTCACAATAACACCTACAAATTAGTTATTGAACGCACATTGAACCGTTCGTACATAATAAGTtcttgattaatttagaaagaaTATTTGATCATATCCTCTATAAGTTTTGGGAGTTCTAGATTTATTTAACTCGATATATTAcgagtgaagaaaaagaaaaaaaatgaaatgtattatagtagtatttttctttacttgtaaataagacgttttatgttcgattctcgtcaaaagcgaatttgaactacattattactagcacATAGTGAAGCTTAACTCACTCGCTATTCCTTTAGTAGAGATAAACTTTTAAGACATGAGTCTCTTTAGCATTGTCTCTTTATTGCTAAAATTAGAAAGGACAACTGAATTCCCTACCATTTATAGTTTTACTTTAGTGTAGATAAACTTTTAAGACATGGTCTCTTTAGCATTGTCTCTTTATtactaaaattagaaagaaCAACTGAATTCCCTTCCATTTATTGCTAAAATTAGAAAGAACAACTGAATTCCCTTCCATTTATAGTTTTGCTTTATATAATATCTTGGGGAAAGAACCTGACTTGATTCTTATGGTCAGTGCAAGAAGATTTTTAAGTCCCAACTTTAATTGgcaaaataaaatatgcaaagaTTTATataaaagagataaaaaaaaaatgggaattgtttccggattcgatttcaccgtagtatgatattgtccactttggaccccgaccaccccctcacaat
This Pyrus communis chromosome 6, drPyrComm1.1, whole genome shotgun sequence DNA region includes the following protein-coding sequences:
- the LOC137736742 gene encoding ATP-citrate synthase beta chain protein 1-like produces the protein MATGQLFSRTTQALFYNYKQLPIQRMLDFDFLCGRETPSVAGIINPGSEGFQKLFFGQEEIAIPVHSSIEASCAAHPIADVFINFASYRSAAASSMAALKQPTIRVVAIIAEGVPESDTKQLIAYARANNKVVIGPATVGGIQAGAFKIGDTAGTIDNIIHCKLYRPGSVGFVSKSGGMSNELYNTVARVTDGLFEGIAIGGDVFPGSTLSDHVLRFNNIPQVKLIVVLGELGGRDEYSLVEALKQGKVTKPVVAWVSGTCARLFKSEVQFGHAGAKSGGEMESAQAKNQALRDAGAVVPTSYEALEIAIKETFEKLVEEGKIAPVKEFKPPQIPEDLNSAIKSGKVRAPTHIISTISDDRGEEPCYAGVPMSSIVEQGYGVGDVISLLWFKRSLPSYCTKFIEICIMLCADHGPCVSGAHNSIVTARAGKDLVSCLVAGLLTIGPRFGGAVDDAARYFKDAYDRNLTPYEFVESMKKKGIRVPGIGHRIKRGDNRDKRVELLQAFARTHFPSVKYMEYAVQVETYTLSKANNLVLNVDGAIGTLFLDLLAGSGMFTKPEIDEIVEIGYLNGLFVLARSIGLIGHTFDQKRLKQPLYRHPWEDVLYTK